In one window of Romboutsia hominis DNA:
- a CDS encoding peroxiredoxin, which produces MPCLPSLGSKAPDFKANTTFGPIKLSDYNGKWVVLFSHPGDFTPVCTTEFLCFAKYHNEFKKRNTELIGLSVDSNASHLAWMYNIFTMTGIDIPFPVIDDNDKYVAKLYGMISEQMSNTSTVRSVFIIDDKQILRTILYYPLTTGRNIPEILRIIEALQTSDKDKVVTPANWFPGMPVITPSPKTYKELKNKIKNCEKEYAYMDWYLCFMPDKDRPTINVKHNKDIFIKSKNTKKCQRPEITDPDKQPAISCPDVSPIVMEYVFGNPGNVDPNLLDAVIYAFVEINENGTLRVPTPNYLNQLISLKNIKPTLKVIAAIGGWGVEGFSDAALTPASRYAFAREANKLIKQYNLDGIDIDWEYPGSSGAGIKSRPEDKENFTLLLTALRDVIGDNKWLSVAGTGDIGYINRSAEISKIAPLINYFNLMSYDFTAGETGENAKKHHANLYPSNLSLRGYSVDSMVQNLINAGMPREKILLGVPFYGRLGAAITRSYDQLRRDYINKNGHTVMFDRDAKVPYLVKDGEFSMSYEDTLSIYIKALYVLDNCLGGIFSWTSTYDQANILAKAMYDGINRPSFVLAELEDFGLS; this is translated from the coding sequence ATGCCATGCCTTCCAAGTTTAGGATCGAAAGCTCCTGATTTTAAGGCTAACACAACATTTGGGCCTATAAAATTATCTGATTATAATGGTAAATGGGTAGTTTTATTTTCTCATCCTGGAGATTTTACTCCAGTATGCACTACAGAATTTCTATGCTTTGCTAAATACCATAATGAATTTAAAAAAAGAAACACAGAATTAATAGGCCTAAGTGTTGACAGTAATGCGTCTCATCTAGCTTGGATGTATAATATATTTACTATGACAGGTATTGATATTCCTTTTCCAGTTATAGATGATAATGATAAATATGTAGCTAAGCTATACGGTATGATTTCAGAACAAATGAGTAATACTTCTACAGTACGATCTGTTTTTATAATAGATGATAAACAAATACTCAGAACTATACTTTACTATCCTCTCACAACTGGTAGAAATATTCCTGAGATTTTAAGAATTATAGAAGCACTTCAAACTAGTGATAAAGATAAAGTAGTAACTCCTGCTAACTGGTTTCCTGGTATGCCAGTCATAACACCATCTCCTAAAACTTATAAAGAGTTAAAAAATAAAATTAAAAACTGTGAGAAAGAATATGCGTATATGGACTGGTATCTTTGCTTTATGCCTGATAAGGATAGACCAACTATTAATGTGAAACATAATAAAGATATATTTATAAAATCTAAAAATACTAAAAAGTGCCAAAGACCTGAAATAACAGACCCAGATAAACAGCCTGCTATAAGTTGTCCTGATGTTAGTCCAATAGTTATGGAGTATGTATTTGGTAATCCTGGAAACGTAGATCCTAATTTACTTGATGCTGTAATCTATGCATTCGTAGAAATTAATGAAAATGGAACATTACGAGTTCCTACTCCTAATTATTTAAATCAACTTATAAGTCTTAAAAATATTAAGCCTACTTTAAAAGTTATTGCTGCCATTGGTGGATGGGGAGTTGAAGGTTTTTCTGATGCTGCTTTAACTCCTGCATCTAGATATGCATTTGCTAGAGAAGCAAATAAGCTTATAAAGCAATATAATTTAGATGGTATTGATATTGACTGGGAATATCCTGGAAGTAGTGGTGCGGGTATAAAATCTAGACCTGAAGATAAAGAAAATTTTACACTTTTACTAACCGCTCTAAGAGATGTTATAGGAGATAATAAGTGGTTAAGTGTTGCTGGTACTGGAGATATTGGTTATATAAATAGAAGTGCTGAAATATCTAAAATAGCTCCTTTAATAAACTATTTTAATCTAATGAGTTATGATTTTACAGCTGGAGAAACAGGTGAGAATGCTAAGAAACATCATGCTAATTTATATCCTTCTAATTTATCTTTAAGAGGATATAGTGTAGATTCTATGGTACAAAATTTAATAAATGCCGGTATGCCTCGTGAAAAAATACTACTTGGGGTTCCTTTTTATGGTAGACTTGGAGCTGCAATTACAAGATCATATGATCAACTTAGAAGGGATTATATAAATAAAAATGGTCATACAGTAATGTTTGATAGAGATGCTAAAGTACCTTATCTAGTAAAAGATGGAGAGTTCTCAATGTCTTATGAGGATACCCTTTCTATTTATATAAAAGCTCTATATGTATTAGATAATTGTCTTGGTGGCATTTTTTCTTGGACATCGACATATGACCAGGCAAATATTTTGGCAAAAGCTATGTATGATGGTATAAATAGACCTTCTTTTGTTTTAGCTGAATTAGAGGATTTTGGATTAAGTTAA
- a CDS encoding viroplasmin family protein, with amino-acid sequence MAKVKFYAVRKGRNNGVYNTWNDCKEQINGFSGAEYKSFTTIEEAKAYIDGESSVKIQEGKELVKAYVDGSYEHSIREYGSGVVIIKNEEVIKTYSKKGNDKDLVGMRNVAGEIEAAKIAMNYCIDNNINNLILYFDYEGIEKWCLGLWKTNKEGTTKYKKFYDNIKDKLNVEFVKVKAHSGNKYNDEADKLAKKAIGI; translated from the coding sequence TTGGCTAAAGTTAAGTTTTATGCAGTAAGAAAAGGAAGAAACAATGGAGTATACAATACATGGAATGATTGTAAGGAACAAATAAATGGTTTTTCAGGTGCTGAGTATAAAAGCTTTACTACAATAGAGGAAGCAAAAGCATATATAGATGGTGAAAGTAGCGTAAAAATACAAGAGGGAAAAGAACTTGTAAAAGCTTATGTTGATGGTAGTTATGAACATTCAATAAGAGAATATGGTTCAGGGGTAGTTATAATAAAAAATGAAGAAGTTATAAAAACTTATAGCAAAAAAGGAAATGATAAAGATTTAGTTGGAATGAGAAATGTCGCAGGTGAAATAGAAGCTGCAAAGATTGCGATGAATTATTGTATAGATAATAACATAAATAATTTGATTTTATATTTTGATTATGAAGGAATAGAGAAATGGTGCTTAGGATTATGGAAAACTAATAAAGAAGGAACTACCAAATATAAGAAATTTTATGATAATATAAAAGATAAGTTAAATGTTGAGTTTGTAAAAGTAAAAGCACATAGTGGTAATAAATATAACGATGAAGCTGATAAATTAGCAAAGAAAGCTATAGGAATATAA
- the nhaC gene encoding Na+/H+ antiporter NhaC → MTKKIKKQATLFDALLCVSVLVAVLVTCLVFLRKYEISAHIPLIIGATFASGVAVFRLGFTWKELEEGILSTINTTMQSILILLVVGMIIGTWIAGGIVPAMIYWGLKILSPGIFLVATTLICAIVSISTGSSWTTAGTVGIALLGIGSALGIPGKIVAGAIISGAYFGDKMSPLSDTTNLAPAMAGSTLFDHIKHMVYTAGPALLISLVLYGIIGMKYAGSEMDISQINQIQNALLSNYNTLSPLLLLVPVAVIAMVIFKVPTIPALIGGVILGGVCAVAFQGASVADILVVAKTGYVSSTGMKFVDDLLTRGGLDSMLGTVSLILCALTVGGVLEKTGMLQVIAQSILKFAKGTFGLIAATIFTCIGTNLAVADQYLAIVIPGSMYKDAFIRQGLSPKNLSRALEDSATITSPLIPWNTCGAYMSATLGIGSFVFLPYAFFNLICPLISLFYGLTGLTIEKLSDEDLIEEFENGIA, encoded by the coding sequence ATGACAAAAAAGATTAAAAAACAAGCAACTTTGTTTGATGCACTACTTTGTGTTTCTGTTTTAGTTGCGGTTTTGGTGACATGTTTAGTATTTTTAAGAAAGTATGAAATATCTGCTCATATACCACTTATAATAGGTGCTACATTTGCAAGTGGTGTTGCAGTTTTTAGATTAGGTTTTACTTGGAAAGAATTAGAAGAAGGTATACTATCTACTATAAATACGACAATGCAGTCAATACTTATACTTTTAGTAGTTGGTATGATAATAGGTACTTGGATAGCTGGTGGTATAGTTCCTGCTATGATATATTGGGGTCTTAAAATATTATCACCTGGAATATTCTTAGTGGCAACTACTTTAATCTGTGCTATAGTATCTATTTCTACTGGTTCATCTTGGACAACAGCTGGTACTGTAGGTATAGCTCTTTTAGGTATCGGTAGTGCCTTAGGTATACCTGGTAAAATAGTTGCAGGTGCTATAATATCTGGAGCTTATTTTGGGGATAAGATGTCTCCTTTATCTGATACAACAAACTTAGCTCCTGCTATGGCTGGTTCTACTTTATTTGATCACATAAAACATATGGTATATACAGCTGGTCCTGCTCTTTTAATTTCACTTGTATTATACGGTATAATAGGAATGAAATACGCAGGTTCTGAAATGGATATATCTCAAATAAACCAAATTCAAAATGCTTTATTGAGTAATTACAATACATTATCTCCACTTTTGCTTTTAGTTCCTGTTGCTGTTATAGCAATGGTTATATTTAAAGTGCCTACAATACCAGCACTTATAGGTGGTGTTATATTAGGTGGAGTTTGTGCTGTAGCATTCCAAGGTGCTTCTGTCGCTGATATACTTGTAGTTGCTAAGACTGGTTATGTTTCATCTACTGGAATGAAGTTTGTTGATGATCTTCTTACTAGAGGTGGACTTGACAGTATGTTAGGAACAGTATCGTTAATACTTTGTGCTTTAACTGTAGGTGGGGTATTAGAAAAAACTGGTATGTTACAAGTTATAGCACAGTCTATACTAAAATTTGCAAAGGGTACTTTTGGACTTATAGCTGCTACAATATTTACTTGTATCGGTACTAACTTAGCAGTTGCAGACCAATATTTAGCCATAGTTATACCAGGAAGTATGTATAAGGATGCATTTATAAGACAAGGTTTATCTCCTAAGAATCTTTCTCGTGCTTTAGAAGATAGTGCCACTATAACGTCTCCACTTATTCCTTGGAATACTTGTGGAGCATATATGTCAGCAACACTTGGAATTGGATCTTTCGTATTTTTACCATATGCATTCTTTAACTTAATTTGTCCTTTAATATCATTATTCTATGGATTAACAGGATTAACAATAGAAAAACTTTCTGATGAAGATTTAATAGAAGAATTTGAAAACGGAATAGCTTAA
- a CDS encoding calcium/sodium antiporter encodes MSYILLIIGFLILIKGADVFVVGSSSIAKTLKVPTLIIGLTIVAFGTSAPEAAVSITAALKGSNDMAIANVVGSNIFNFLCVLGVVAIINPIKVQKSTIIKEFPFAVLATIVLSILSHDIKFQGYTQNALTRADGLMLLTLFGIFMYYLVEMAITSKEEMEIDQADESIPMSKSILMSIFGIIGIIVGGQFVVDSASNIALAWGMSENLVGLTIVSIGTSLPEFVTSIVAARKGESDIAIGNVVGSNLFNILFVLGISSFISNIQVHSIVFVDMMIMIIITILTYIFAGTKQRINKKEGILLVIMYILYMTFIIIRK; translated from the coding sequence ATGAGTTATATATTACTTATAATAGGTTTTTTAATTCTTATAAAAGGAGCAGATGTATTTGTAGTTGGCTCATCATCTATAGCAAAAACATTAAAGGTCCCAACACTTATAATTGGGCTTACAATAGTTGCTTTTGGTACTAGTGCACCAGAAGCTGCAGTAAGTATAACAGCAGCATTAAAAGGAAGTAATGATATGGCTATAGCCAATGTAGTAGGGTCTAATATATTTAACTTTTTATGTGTTTTGGGAGTCGTAGCAATAATAAATCCTATAAAGGTACAAAAGAGCACTATAATTAAAGAATTCCCATTTGCAGTACTTGCAACTATAGTACTATCTATATTATCTCACGATATAAAGTTTCAAGGGTATACTCAAAATGCTTTAACAAGAGCAGATGGGCTGATGCTACTAACTTTATTTGGTATATTTATGTATTATTTAGTAGAGATGGCCATAACATCTAAAGAGGAAATGGAAATAGATCAAGCTGATGAGAGCATACCTATGAGTAAAAGTATACTAATGAGTATCTTTGGTATAATTGGAATAATAGTAGGTGGTCAGTTTGTTGTAGATAGTGCAAGCAATATTGCTTTAGCTTGGGGTATGAGTGAAAATCTAGTAGGCTTAACTATAGTATCTATAGGAACATCTCTTCCGGAGTTCGTAACGAGTATAGTTGCGGCTAGAAAAGGTGAAAGTGATATAGCTATAGGTAATGTAGTTGGTTCGAATCTGTTTAATATATTATTTGTTTTAGGTATATCCTCATTTATAAGCAATATACAAGTTCATAGCATAGTGTTTGTTGATATGATGATTATGATAATAATAACAATATTAACATATATATTTGCAGGAACTAAGCAACGTATAAATAAAAAAGAAGGTATATTATTAGTTATAATGTATATATTATATATGACATTTATAATAATAAGAAAATAA
- a CDS encoding ATP-dependent DNA helicase, translating to MIISTDTKELQIQLINKDIPNVLNSLGLMGKIKYGYIKGKNNYICVEKLEQYKHEYTSKKPTKKEILGILLLEQIVKEGKHGDIEEISPSILNEFNVIGDHIKHVSCDPNLCRPKKCNKECLYKNRVEELKEEDITVINHSLLAKWPYKEEKPLENIIVDEGHNLAEKGYDFFSSTIEYKALKYFLKEIYPYEYIGNSPFIYEKYKTSRKIKYFDKFYHHVHFGRDIKEKISRNINLILEELNSVLRFGIESDYNYLSKYNLRWEFNLQQSEVLGNVKKEDEYIELTYLSYSNKIRDSFDKILRNLIAILVIIDRNIDDDSIDKESDIYKFGKARIKELEDIRTTFELFMEFTEEDDFARIIEIDKNYTNFEAKVVPLKLAKLFEENILSQVESGIFISATLSVENNMNYFKNTLGINRVENIEKVIEPLYNYKNKVLTLGLSDLSNYNNKNFTTDISNTIYKICEVTHGHLLSLFNSTDRLDKTYEDLTHILNGKNIDIYKNKKGIRNLKNMNQNCVVLGSKGCFEGVDVPGDGLVCVTLDKIPNLNPKDPLYSTIMKKYGLTYQSINYPQMAIKVKQAMGRILRSKYDYGCFIIFDIGTNGHTLKKLERDLHGCKINIVSKNNIQNYTNNHLNICRKQVMREVLVDVRNLLTITDIDDIKDIEQFVVEQMNQRYIKCRVTSNNHDKLNIKYFNHRYTIPKEKIKLKSKV from the coding sequence ATGATAATATCTACAGACACTAAAGAGCTTCAAATACAATTGATCAATAAAGATATACCTAATGTATTAAACTCATTAGGTCTTATGGGAAAGATAAAGTATGGATACATAAAAGGAAAAAACAACTATATATGTGTAGAAAAATTAGAACAGTATAAACATGAATATACCTCTAAAAAACCAACTAAAAAAGAAATACTAGGGATATTACTACTAGAACAAATAGTTAAGGAAGGAAAACACGGTGATATAGAGGAGATAAGTCCTTCTATATTAAATGAATTTAATGTAATAGGTGATCATATAAAACATGTTAGTTGTGATCCAAATTTATGTAGACCTAAAAAGTGTAATAAAGAATGTCTATACAAAAATAGGGTAGAAGAATTAAAAGAAGAAGATATAACTGTTATAAATCACTCTTTATTAGCAAAGTGGCCTTATAAAGAAGAGAAACCACTAGAAAATATTATAGTGGATGAGGGTCATAATTTAGCTGAAAAGGGATATGATTTTTTCTCAAGTACTATAGAATACAAAGCACTAAAATATTTTTTAAAAGAAATATATCCATATGAATATATAGGAAATAGTCCTTTTATATATGAAAAGTATAAAACATCTAGAAAGATAAAGTATTTTGATAAGTTTTATCATCATGTTCACTTTGGAAGAGATATAAAAGAAAAAATAAGTAGGAATATAAATTTAATTTTAGAGGAACTTAACTCTGTTCTAAGATTTGGTATAGAATCAGATTATAATTATTTAAGTAAATATAACTTAAGGTGGGAATTTAATCTACAACAAAGTGAAGTGCTAGGAAATGTAAAAAAAGAAGATGAATATATAGAATTAACATATTTAAGTTATAGTAATAAGATTAGAGATAGTTTTGATAAAATACTAAGAAATTTAATAGCTATATTAGTTATAATTGATAGAAATATAGATGATGATAGTATAGATAAGGAATCTGATATATATAAATTTGGTAAAGCAAGAATAAAAGAACTAGAAGATATAAGGACTACATTTGAACTATTTATGGAATTTACTGAAGAAGACGATTTTGCAAGAATTATTGAAATAGATAAAAATTATACTAACTTTGAGGCTAAAGTTGTTCCTTTAAAACTAGCTAAATTGTTTGAAGAAAATATATTAAGTCAAGTGGAAAGTGGTATATTTATATCTGCTACTTTGAGTGTAGAAAACAATATGAATTATTTTAAAAATACTCTCGGTATAAATAGGGTTGAAAATATCGAAAAAGTGATAGAGCCTTTATATAATTATAAAAACAAAGTATTAACATTAGGGCTAAGCGATTTATCAAATTATAATAATAAAAACTTTACAACAGACATATCAAATACTATATACAAAATATGTGAGGTAACACATGGACACTTATTATCATTATTTAATAGTACAGATAGATTGGATAAAACATACGAAGATCTAACTCATATATTAAATGGAAAAAACATAGATATATACAAAAACAAAAAAGGAATTAGAAATTTAAAGAATATGAATCAAAATTGTGTGGTATTAGGGTCGAAAGGATGCTTTGAAGGTGTAGATGTTCCAGGGGATGGACTTGTGTGTGTAACCTTAGATAAAATTCCTAATCTAAATCCGAAAGATCCTTTATACTCAACTATTATGAAAAAATATGGCTTGACCTATCAATCTATAAACTACCCTCAGATGGCTATTAAAGTAAAACAAGCTATGGGAAGGATCTTAAGAAGCAAATATGATTACGGATGTTTTATAATCTTTGACATAGGAACTAATGGGCATACTTTAAAAAAATTAGAGAGAGATCTTCATGGTTGTAAAATAAATATAGTTAGCAAAAATAATATACAAAACTATACTAATAATCATCTAAATATATGTAGAAAGCAGGTTATGAGAGAGGTATTAGTAGATGTTAGGAACTTATTAACAATTACAGATATAGATGACATAAAAGATATAGAACAGTTTGTAGTTGAGCAAATGAATCAAAGGTATATAAAGTGCAGAGTTACTTCAAATAATCATGATAAATTAAATATAAAGTACTTTAATCATAGATACACTATACCAAAAGAAAAAATCAAATTAAAATCTAAGGTATGA
- the pdaA gene encoding delta-lactam-biosynthetic de-N-acetylase, which translates to MNKKNTTNYLLIGFFLLIFTLIFTTNFNIVNKSKTQILNPINTEYNWYFNPRNDGKQPEPIKEANFFKKYNSYYVGDKDKKIIYLTFDAGYENGTTESILNTLKKHNVKAHFFVVESYIRNNPELIKRMEKEGHLVCNHSKNHPSMAKITDFEKFKDEITSVEDAYKDVTGKDMPKFFRPPMGKFSEQSLKYTQDLGYSSIFWSFAYVDWYNDNQPTPEYAKEKIYSRTHPGAIVLLHPNSTTNTQILDEVITHWKEEGYKLETLDYLVKNK; encoded by the coding sequence ATGAATAAAAAAAATACAACAAACTATCTACTAATAGGATTTTTCTTACTTATATTTACATTAATATTTACTACAAATTTTAATATAGTAAATAAATCTAAAACTCAAATATTAAATCCTATAAATACAGAATATAACTGGTACTTCAATCCAAGAAACGATGGAAAACAACCAGAACCTATTAAAGAAGCTAATTTCTTTAAAAAGTATAATTCATATTATGTCGGTGATAAGGATAAAAAAATAATATACTTAACATTTGATGCAGGATATGAAAATGGAACAACTGAAAGTATACTAAATACATTGAAAAAACATAATGTAAAAGCCCACTTTTTCGTTGTAGAAAGCTATATAAGAAATAACCCAGAGCTTATAAAAAGGATGGAAAAAGAAGGTCATTTAGTTTGCAATCATTCTAAAAATCATCCTTCAATGGCTAAAATAACAGATTTTGAAAAATTCAAAGATGAAATAACAAGTGTAGAGGATGCTTATAAAGATGTCACTGGTAAAGATATGCCTAAGTTTTTCAGACCACCTATGGGAAAATTTAGTGAGCAATCATTAAAATACACACAAGACTTAGGATATAGTTCTATATTTTGGAGCTTTGCTTATGTAGATTGGTATAATGATAATCAACCTACGCCTGAATATGCAAAGGAAAAAATCTACTCAAGAACTCATCCTGGTGCTATAGTTTTACTTCATCCAAACTCTACTACTAATACTCAAATATTAGATGAAGTTATAACTCATTGGAAGGAAGAGGGATATAAGTTAGAAACACTTGATTATCTAGTTAAAAATAAATAG
- a CDS encoding CehA/McbA family metallohydrolase: MRLNLLLTILILFISFTFSILGFNRNILHVNYLNNDSVHVGSFDNTPPTIKSISPGKCSEYIVSKPTIKIKYFDESKIDKSSIRLLVNYEDVTNKSTISDSSITYIPDKKFKRGNQVVSLEIKDLSPNKNKSNIEWYFTVGTPVYKHYRGLLHSHTSASDGHGSYSDAYYLARDKANLDFFFITEHSNMLDNNSKCDINNASKSNKWSELVKVSDKFTCEKNFLGLYGFEMTYPYNVDNPIGHINIFNSKGFITEKHGDMMNLDNFYNYIYNQENLIGQFNHPGEKFGDFNNLEYSPKGDAIISLLEVRNGYNSDDSKNIKSYDMYQLALDKGWHVAPTCNQDNHRVNFGIANEFRTVVLCSELTKDALYDALKNMRVYASEDKNLKVDYTINNLPMGSKITKCSRLNFYISAVDNDKNDKIKEIQVISNKGKVVKSKNFDSNIARLEFSMKSNKNSFYYVKIIQDNEKTSVTSPIWIK; encoded by the coding sequence ATGAGATTAAACCTTCTATTAACAATTTTAATTTTATTTATATCTTTTACATTTTCTATTTTAGGCTTTAATAGAAATATATTACATGTTAATTATTTAAATAATGATTCTGTACATGTTGGTTCTTTTGATAATACTCCTCCTACTATAAAATCTATATCTCCTGGTAAATGTTCTGAATATATAGTGTCAAAACCTACTATAAAAATTAAATACTTTGATGAAAGTAAAATAGATAAATCTTCAATTAGATTACTCGTCAATTATGAAGATGTAACTAATAAATCCACTATTTCAGATTCTAGTATAACTTATATACCAGATAAAAAATTTAAAAGAGGAAACCAAGTAGTAAGTCTTGAAATAAAAGATTTATCTCCAAATAAAAATAAGTCTAATATTGAGTGGTATTTTACAGTTGGAACACCTGTTTATAAGCATTATAGAGGTCTTTTACATTCTCATACTAGTGCAAGCGATGGTCATGGTAGTTATAGTGATGCTTATTATCTAGCTCGTGATAAAGCTAATTTAGATTTTTTCTTCATAACGGAGCATTCTAATATGCTAGATAATAACTCAAAGTGCGATATAAATAATGCTTCTAAAAGTAATAAATGGTCTGAGCTTGTAAAAGTTAGTGATAAATTTACATGTGAAAAAAATTTTTTAGGTCTATATGGATTTGAAATGACCTATCCTTATAATGTAGATAATCCTATAGGACATATTAACATATTTAATTCTAAGGGATTTATAACTGAAAAACATGGTGATATGATGAATTTAGATAATTTTTATAATTATATATATAACCAAGAAAATTTAATAGGTCAATTTAATCATCCTGGTGAAAAATTTGGAGATTTCAATAATTTAGAGTATTCACCTAAAGGAGATGCTATTATCTCATTACTAGAAGTAAGAAATGGATATAATTCTGATGATAGTAAAAATATTAAGTCTTATGATATGTATCAGTTAGCATTAGATAAAGGATGGCATGTCGCGCCTACATGCAATCAAGATAATCATAGAGTTAATTTTGGTATAGCAAATGAATTTAGAACAGTAGTATTATGTAGTGAACTTACTAAAGATGCTTTATACGACGCTTTAAAAAATATGAGGGTATATGCATCTGAAGATAAAAATTTAAAAGTAGATTACACTATAAATAATCTTCCTATGGGAAGTAAAATAACTAAATGTTCAAGACTAAACTTCTATATAAGTGCTGTTGATAATGACAAAAATGATAAGATAAAAGAGATACAAGTTATAAGTAACAAAGGTAAAGTAGTAAAGAGTAAAAATTTCGATTCTAATATAGCTAGATTAGAATTTTCAATGAAGTCTAATAAAAATAGTTTTTATTATGTAAAAATTATTCAAGACAATGAAAAAACATCTGTAACATCACCTATTTGGATTAAGTAA
- a CDS encoding DMT family transporter, with translation MGNLGAVLFAILAGVSTAIEAFVNGELGKNTTALIATFISLVVGALFFLISILLAGDFKDLANINSINPKLLIGGILGGLIIYFTVKSVPSLGVSNTLTLIVVSQMLIGFFIDATLLKESIHLYKYIGAILLVIGTFFILS, from the coding sequence GTGGGGAATTTAGGGGCAGTTTTATTTGCTATATTAGCAGGAGTTTCTACAGCAATAGAAGCATTTGTAAATGGAGAACTTGGAAAAAATACAACTGCATTAATAGCTACATTTATAAGTTTAGTAGTAGGAGCATTATTTTTTTTAATAAGTATATTATTAGCTGGAGATTTTAAGGATTTAGCTAATATAAATAGTATAAATCCTAAACTATTAATAGGTGGTATACTTGGTGGGTTAATTATATATTTTACAGTAAAATCAGTTCCAAGTTTAGGTGTATCTAATACATTAACACTTATAGTAGTATCCCAGATGTTAATAGGTTTTTTTATAGACGCTACTCTTTTAAAAGAAAGTATACATCTTTATAAATACATAGGAGCAATACTTCTTGTTATTGGTACTTTTTTTATATTAAGTTAA
- a CDS encoding DUF308 domain-containing protein: protein MFQMFNINFSNMYKKENSVKFMIIGVLLIGFGVLSFINKGIGIKLLSFAFSLLLLFFAYLNLKNINELRRYAPKEEIKPFIGIQCILLISAILLIVFPTKIQIFISSIFGIYIIYSQIINLIRNKNNPYYRFGTFNLIKVIFGFILIFSPFFLSRFIVSILSLILILIGFSILSVGNKLKNIDIL from the coding sequence ATGTTTCAAATGTTTAATATAAACTTTAGTAACATGTATAAAAAAGAAAACTCGGTTAAGTTTATGATTATAGGAGTATTACTTATAGGCTTTGGTGTTTTATCTTTTATAAATAAAGGAATCGGAATTAAACTACTTTCTTTTGCTTTTTCTTTATTACTTTTATTTTTTGCATACTTAAATTTAAAGAATATAAATGAACTTAGAAGATATGCTCCTAAAGAGGAAATTAAACCTTTTATTGGTATACAATGTATACTTTTGATTTCTGCCATATTATTGATAGTATTCCCTACTAAAATTCAAATTTTTATCTCCTCAATATTTGGAATATATATAATATATTCTCAAATAATAAACTTAATTAGAAATAAAAATAACCCTTACTATAGATTCGGTACTTTTAATTTAATTAAAGTCATATTTGGATTTATATTAATATTTTCACCATTTTTCTTATCTAGATTTATAGTTTCTATATTATCATTAATATTGATACTTATAGGTTTTAGTATATTATCAGTAGGTAATAAATTAAAAAATATTGACATATTATAA